Below is a genomic region from Flavobacterium ginsengisoli.
GTTGAAGGAACCTGCGGAGGAATGGCCATGTGCGCTTCTTGCCAGTGTTATGTTCTTAATGATGTTGCATTACCTGAAATGGGTGACGATGAAGAAGCCATGCTTTCAGAAGCATTTTATGTTAAGTCTAATAGCCGTCTAGGCTGTCAGATTCCAATTACTGAAGATTTAGAAGGATTGGAGTTAGAATTGGCACCAGAATACTAAAAATAAAAAAAGCGAGAATTTAATGATTCTCGTTTTTTTATTAATCATATTTTTTGATTAAATCATCTAAAGAAAACTCTCTAAGCAGTTTATCCAAATATTTGCCTCTACTGCTCAACTCTCGTTGGTAAGGAGCAAATAAACTGGTAGATTTATTCAGTTCGTCATTCAGTTCTTTCAGATAATTTTCTTCTTCTAATGTCTGCGATGATGACTTCTTAGCGATAAAATCCAAAATTCGTTTGATAGCGATTTCTTTATCGATAATAGCATTTTCGTCATTATTCAAAGTACAGATTCCGTAAACACCTTTACAGTAATAATTCCATTCTTCCTCTAACGCATTTTCTGCTTTTTCAGGATCTATTTCTCCATTTTCATCAAAAACGTTTCCATAGGCAAATCCTTTATTTTGATGATTTTTTAAATGCAG
It encodes:
- a CDS encoding DUF6058 family natural product biosynthesis protein produces the protein MRDENLAYIVDNYLEFEEVKRLTRLTDDELNKLIEEKLIPSPSYVINSEITISSPLNDQHTLTISKRYFAKNIVNLIKKNNKESYGELKKEFKENLLLHLKNHQNKGFAYGNVFDENGEIDPEKAENALEEEWNYYCKGVYGICTLNNDENAIIDKEIAIKRILDFIAKKSSSQTLEEENYLKELNDELNKSTSLFAPYQRELSSRGKYLDKLLREFSLDDLIKKYD
- a CDS encoding 2Fe-2S iron-sulfur cluster-binding protein, whose amino-acid sequence is MDVLIKIKDREGVIHELQAPTDMAMNIMELCKAYELPVEGTCGGMAMCASCQCYVLNDVALPEMGDDEEAMLSEAFYVKSNSRLGCQIPITEDLEGLELELAPEY